A region of the Methylomagnum ishizawai genome:
AGCTCCAGCAGATGCTGGATATCCTCCGGCCCAAGCTGACCAAGCGCGGGGTGGATATCGCCTGCCTCAAGATCGACGAGCCTAAGATCAGCGGCAAGCGGGCCACCCAGGTCGTCACCCTGCGGCAAGGCTTGGATGCCCCCCTGGCCAAGCAATTGGTCAAGCTGGTCAAGGACAGCAAGCTCAAGGTGCAGGCCGCGATCCAGGGCGAGCAACTCCGGGTGACCGGCAAGCAGCGCGACGATTTGCAGGACGCCATCGCCCTGCTACGCAAGGCCGAGGTCGATATGCCCTTGCAATTCACCAATTTCCGCGACTGACCCCCAATCCCCCCATAACACCTGCGCCGCCGCCAGGGCCGCCAATACCGCGGTTTCCGCCCTGAGGATGCGCGGTCCCAGCCGTACCGGCACGAACCCGGCCTCCCGCGCCCAGGCCCGTTCCCGCTCCGCGAAGCCGCCTTCCGGCCCGGACAACAGGCATACCCCGCCTTCCGGCGGCGGCAAATCCTTGAGGCTGGCCGTGCCCTCCGGGTCGAAGAACAGCTTGAGTCCCGCCTGCCCGCCGATCCAATCCTCCAGCTCGACCGGCTCGTCCACCTGGGGGACGCGGTTGCGCCCGCATTGCTCGCAGGCGCTGCGCGCGATTTTTTGCCAATGGCTATGGCGGTGGGTCTTGCGGGCTTCGTCCAGCCGCACCACGCAATGTTCGGTATACAGCGGGGTGATGCGGGTCACGCCCAGTTCCACCGCCTTTTGGATGGCGAGGTCCATGCGCTCGCCACGGGCGATCCCCAGGCCGAGATGGGTGGCGAGCGGCGATTCGGCGTCGCGCTCGCGGCGTGCGCCGATGGCGAGGGCGACGCCGTCCTTGTGGGCTTCGGCCACGGTGGCGGCGTATTCGTGGCCGTCGCCGTTGAACACCGTCAAATGGAAGCCGCGCTTCAGGCGCAGCACGGTCTTGAGGTAATGGGCGCTGTCTTCGTCGAGGCGCAGGGTCGCGCCTTCGGCCAGGGGCTCGGGCAGGTACAGCCGGGAAATGCGCATGTTCAGTCCTGGGTGGCGATGGCGATGCCCGCCTCCGCCACCTGGGCCAGGAAGCGGATTTCCTCCGGCGCGATGACATAGGGCGGCATGAAATAGATGACATTGCCCAAGGGCCGCAGCAACGCGCCGTGCTCCAGGGCATGGCGGTAAACCCGCAGGCCGCGCCGCTCTTGCCAAGCGTAGGGCGTGCGGCTGGCCTTGTCCCGGACCAATTCGATGGCGAGGATCATGCCGGTCTGGCGCACTTCGGCGACCTGGGGGTGGTCGGCCAGGCCCGCCGTGGCCTCGGCCATATGCCGGGCCAGGATGCGGTTATGCGCCAGGGTGTTTCCGCGCTCGAACAGGTCCAGCGTCGCCAGCGCCGCCCGGCAGGCCAGGGCGTTGCCGGTATAGCTGTGGGAATGCAGGAAGGCCCGGAGCTTCGCGTATTCGTCGTAGAAGGCGGCGTAGACGGCATCGGTGGTCAACACGCAGGACAAGGGCAAATAGCCGCCGGTCAGCCCTTTGGAAAGACACATGAAATCGGGCCGGATAGCGGCTTGTTCGCAGGCGAACAGCGTCCCGGTGCGCCCGAAGCCCACGGCGATTTCGTCGGCGATGAGGTGGACGCCGTGGCGGTCGCAGGCTTCCCGCAGCAAGCGGAGATAGATGGGATCGTACATCCGCATCCCGCCCGCGCACTGCACCAAGGGTTCGACGATCACCGCGCAGACTTCATGGCCGTGCGCGGCCAGCGCGGCCTCCATCGCCGCGAAACTCTGGGCGCTATGCTCGGCCCAGGATTGGCCGGGTTCGCGCAGATAGCAATCGGGGCTTTGGACCGTGTGGGGCGTCATCAGCAGGGGGGCGTAGGTATCCTTGTACAAGCCCACATCGCCCACCGCCAAGGCGCCCAGGGTTTCGCCGTGATAGCTGTTGCTCAAGGCGATGAAACGGGTTTTGCCGGGTTTGCCGCTGTTGCGCCAGTAGTGGAAGCTCATCTTCAAGGCCACTTCCACGGCGGAAGAACCATTGTCGGCATAGAAACAGCGGTCCAGCCCGGCGAGCCGGGTCAGGCGTTCGGCCAGGAGGATCGCGGGTTCGTGGCTGAAACCGGCCAGGAGGACGTGTTCCAACGTATCGAGTTGGTCCTTGAGCGCCGCGTTGATCTGGGGATGGCCGTGGCCGAACAGGTTGACCCACCAGGAACTGATGGCGTCGAGATAGCGCCGCCCCTCGAAATCCTCCAGCCACGCGCCCTGCCCGCGCCGGATCGGGATGGGCGGGAAATCCTCGTGGTCCTTCATCTGGGTGCAAGGGTGCCAGAGGACGGCGAGGTCGCGGGCGGACCAGTGGGGGTTGTTCATGGCTGCGGGAAATGGTGGTTATCGGCGGGCACCGGTTCAGTCATGGCCGTCTTCCCGGTTGAAGCGCTCGGTTTGGCAACGCCCTGGGATCGATCCCAGGGCGTCAAGGTCCGTTCCCGCCGCGTTTGCGCCATAAACCTGTGCCGCGATGCCGCCCATGGAGTGGTCCTCGGGTGGGTTTCAATCGGCCTGCATGGCCTTCGCGATCAGGAAGATCCCCAGCGCGAACACGATGCCGCCGAATAGATCGAAGGGCACGCCCGGCAGGAGCGTGACGTTTTCCAAAGGGATGCCGAGCAAATCGGGGTACATCATGACGTAGCCCACGGCGGCGGCGAGCCCGCCCGCGACGATGCGGGCCTGTTTTCCGGCCAATAGCGAATTCAAATCCACGGTTATCCTCCTGTCGTCGTTATCAACAAATCCGGGGGAGTTGTTCCCCGCTCAACAAATCCAGGATGCGCCCGACCCCGAAGGCGGTTTCCAGATGCACCGCCCCGCCATGGGCCGCGACCACCCGGCCTATGATCTGGGCGTTGTCGCCCAAGGGATGGGCGCGGAGCAAGGCCAAGGCCCGTTCCGCCGCGGCGGCCGGCACGAAGGCCGCGAACCGCCCTTCGTTGGCGACATACAAAGGATCGAAGCCCAGCATCTCGCAGGCCCCGGCCACGTCTTCCCGTACCGGCACGGCGGTTTCCTCGAGCGCGATACCCAGCCCCACGCTTTGGGCGATTTCGATCAAGGTGCTGGCGAGACCACCGCGGGTCAGGTCGCGCAGGCAATGGATTTCGACCCCGGCTTCCAGCAAGGACGCCACCAGTCCCGACAGGTCGGCGCAATCGCTTTCCAGCGTGGTCTCGAAGGCCAGCCCTTCGCGTTGGGCCATGATGGCGATGCCGTGGCGCCCGATATCGCCGTTCACCAGCACCGCATCGCCGGGCCGGACCTGGGCGGGCGAAATATCGACGCCGGGACCGACCAAGCCGATCCCGGCGGTGTTGACGAACAGACCGTCGCCCTTGCCCCGGTCCACCACCTTGGTATCGCCGGTCACGATCATGACGCCCGCCGCCCGGGCCGTCGCCGCCATGGACTCCAGCACCCGCTGCAAATCGGCGATGGGCAGGCCTTCCTCGATAATGAGGGCCGCGCTCAGGAACAGCGGCTTGGCCCCGGCCATGGCGAGGTCGTTCAAGGTGCCGCACACCGCCAGCTTGCCGATATCGCCGCCGGGGAAGAACAGCGGCTTGACCACATAGGAATCGGTGGTGAAGGCCAAACGCTGCCCGCCCACTTCGAACACCGCGCTATCGTGGCGGGCGGCGAGGTAGGGATTGGCGAAGGCCGGTTGCACCAACCGTTCCAGCAATTGCTGCATCAGCCGTCCCCCGCCGCCATGGGCCAGGACGATGTGTTCATATTGGCCGATGGGGATGGGGCAGGCGGGTTGGAAATCGTCGCTCATGGTGGGGTTCCGGGGCTTATTGGGGATTGGCGGGGGTCACGGGTCCGATGGTGACATCGCCTTCGAAGCCGCGTTGCTTGAGGCATTGGCGGAAAGCGTTGCGATCCAGGCTGCCGCTGAGTTTGGTGCCGCCGGTTTCCGGGGTGGCTTGCAGGGGGCGTTCGGACTGGGCTTGGCATTTGGCGATGGCCTTGAGCAAGGGATCGGTGCTTTCGTCCTGCTTCCAGCCGAGTTTCTGCATACAGGCGAGGTATTGGTCCTCGTCCATGCCGCCGTCGAGTTCCTGGGTGGCGATCCCCGCCATGTTCATGCGGACTTCGACGTGCTTGGCGCTTTGGGCGCGGCAGTTCTGGGCGTCGCGGCGGTATTCGGTGGGCAGGGTTTGGTGCGGCTGGGAGGCGCAACCCGCCAGCAGGGCCAGCGGCAAGGCGAAATTCAGGGCTCGGAACAAAAAGGGCTGCGGAGGGTTCATGTGTGGATTCCGCCGGATGGGGTTGAAAGGGCCGGTAAGCATAACGGATATGGATGACCACGGTGGCTTTGGAGTGCGAGGCTTGCCCTGCGCTAAGCCGTCCTGCAGGGTAAGCCCCGCACTCCAAAAGCGGTTAGGCGTGGGCGGCGTGGCGGTAGCGGTAATACGCCGCGCACGCCCCTTCCGAAGACACCATGGTCGCGCCCAAGGGATGTTCCGGGGTGCAGCGGGTGCCGAAGGCCGGGCAGCGGTCGGGTTTCAGCGCCCCTTGCAGCACCAGGCCGCTGCGGCATTCGGCGGGTTCCGGCGCGGACACCCCGCCCACCTCGAAGCGGTTCTCGGCATCGAAATCGGCGTATTCCGGGCTGAGGCCCAGACCGCTGGCCGGAATCACCCCCAAGCCCCGCCAAGGCCGGTCGATCACCCGGAACACCTGGGCCAACAAGGCTTGGGCGGGCTGATTGCCTTCGCGCCGCACCGAACGGCGGTATTCGTTCTCGACCTCGTGGCGGCCTTCCTCCAATTGCTTGAGGCAGCGATGGATGCCGCTCAGGATGTCCACCGGCTCGAAGCCGGTCACCACGATGGGAATCTTATAGCGCCGGGCCAGGGGTTCGTATTCGGTATAGCCCATCACCGTGCAGACATGGCCCGCCGCCAGGAAGCCCTGCACCCGGTTGTTGGGCGCGCCGAGCAGGGCTTCCATCGCGGGCGGCACCCGCACATGGCTGACCAGGAGCGAGAAATTGGCGAGCCCTTCCCGCTTGGCCTGGAACGCCGCCATGGCGGCGGCGGGCGCGGTGGTCTCGAAACCGACCGCGAAGAACACCACCTGCCGCCGTGGATGGTCGCGGGCGGTCTTCACGGCGTCCAAGGGCGAATAGACCGTCCGCACATCGCCGCCCGCCGCCTTCACCGCCAATAAATCACGCTCCGAACCCGGCACCCGGAGCATATCGCCGAACGAACAGAGGATGGCCTCGGGCCGCTGGGCGATGGCGATGGCCTTGTCGATGCATTCCAGCGGGGTGACGCAGACCGGGCAGCCGGGACCGTGGATCAGTTCCACTTGTTCCGGCAACAGCCGGTCCAGGCCGTATTTCATGATGGAATGGGTTTGCCCGCCGCAGATTTCCATGAGCGTCCAGGGCCGCGTGACCAGGGCGGCGATGTGTTCGGTGAGTTTCTTGGCGGTGTCGGGATTGCGGTATTCGGCGAGATGTTTCATGGAAGCTCGGCCTCGTCCGCGTGCAGGGCCGCGAGCGCGGCGAATTCGGCCAGGGCTTCCGCCGCCTCGGCCTCGTCGAGCCGGGAAATGGCGAAGCCGGCATGGACGATCACGTAATCGCCGACCTGGGCCTCCGGCACGAAGGCGAGGCTGGTTTCCTTGACGATGCCGCCGAAGTTGACGCGGCCCGGTTGCTCGGGGGTTGCGGGGAGGCTGAGGATTTGTCCGGGGATGGCTAGGCACATAAGGGGGTCGCATGGGTTGGGCGCGTGGGCGCGGGGTTGGGAAACACGATGGCGGCGCGGGGAATCGCTGTCAAGCGCGGCAAAACCGTTCACGGCCCGCCCCGAACCGCTAAAATAGCCCGTTTTGCGCTCCGTTAATAAACACGCGACATGAAGGTATTGCATTGCGCATGGATTCCCGAATCCGGCGAAAGCTTCGTCCAGGCGGGCGATTTTTGGCTCTGGGCGGAACAGGGTGGGGCGGGCGCGGCGCGGGGTGGACGCCGCCATCCCCGCCATCTGCCCAAGACCGAACTCATCGCCTTCCTGGAAAATCCCCTGGGGTTGACGATTTCCTCTTATGAACGGCGCTTCCATTTCCTGGCCCGCGGCCTGTCCCTGCCCACGGCGGAGGGACTGCCGATACCCGCGCCCGAGTTCGAGCATGGCGGCGACGAGGAGCCGCCCCCCGCCGCGCTCGAACTGTGGGAGCTGGACGCCTACCGCCTGACCCGCCCCATCCGCCAACTGGGCGAACTGCGCTTCCTGGCCTATTACCATGGTCCCGAGGCCAAGCCCGGCGGCGACCTGCTGTTCTGGCATTATTTCACCCAGTCGCTGAAGGCGGTGATCCTGCGCGACCGCTATATCCCGGCCCTGGTCTACCGGGTGTCGCCCGAGGGCGGGCGCGAGTTGTACGCCGGTTGGGAGATCGTCTCCGACGACTACGAACGGCTGATCCACGAAGCCGCCCACAGGATGCCGGACGCCTGCGCCATCGTCGGCGGGGCGATGTATGAGAAAACCGGCCTGCTACGGCATTGCGCCGAGGTCTTGGTGAAACGCCTGGTGGCCCAGGCGGCGGAAGGTTCGGCCTTGGAGCGCGGCCTGCGCGGCACTTTGCTCGAAGCCTGTGTGACCGAGGGCGAACCCGTGCCGTGGAAGGCCGGCGAGCCGGTGACGCTGTACCGCCAGTGGCAGGCGTGGCGCGGCAAACTGGCGGCACGGCGCGAGGAGTCCGGTTTCACCCTGGTGCTGCAATTGCACGAAGCCTTCGGCGAGCGCGGGGCGTGGCGGCTGGAACTCTTGGTCGCCCCGCGCCGGGAGCCTTCCCGGCAAGTGTCCTTGGCCGAATATTGGCGCATGGACCAGAAAGCCCAGCGGGCGTTCGGCCTTCTGTGCGGCGGCGATCTGGACAAAAAACTCTTGCTGGCTTTGGGGCAGGCCGCGCGGATTTATCCGCCGCTGTGGGAAGGTTTGGACGAGGCCCGGCCTTGGGGCATCGCCTTGGGCTTGGAAGACGCCTTCGCCTTCCTGCACGAAGGGGCGTGGGTGTTGGAGGATGCCGGGTTCATGGTGCTGGTGCCCGCGTGGTGGACGCCGCAGGGCCGCCGCCGGGCCAAGGTCCGGCTCCGCGCCGGGGGCAAGCATCCCACCGGCAGCGGGCGGCGCGATGCGCTCGACGTGAGCAGCCTCATCGCCTACCGCTACGACCTGGCCCTGGGCGACGAAGTCCTCGACGAGCAGGAATGGCAAAGCTTGGTCGAGAGCAAGTCGCCCTTGGTGCGGTTCCGGGGCCGTTGGTTGGCCCTGGACCGCGACAAGATGCGCGAAATGTTGGACTTCTGGCGCCGTCACCAGCAGGGCGACAACGGCATGAGCCTCCCCGACCTGATGCGGAAGGCGGCGGAGGACGAGGATTTCTTCGAGATCGAGGCCCGCGACAACCTGGCCGAGATGCTGGACAAGCTCAGGGACCACAGCCGCTTGCAGCCGGCGGCCGATCCGCCCGGTTTCGGCGCGGCCCTGCGCGATTATCAGCGCCGCGGCCTGGCCTGGATCGCCTTCCTGGAAAGCCTGGGGCTGAACGGCTGCCTCGCCGACGACATGGGCCTGGGCAAGACCATCCAGGTCTTGGCCCGGCTGGCCGAGGAGCGGGTCGGCGGCGCTAAGGTCGCGCCGACCCTGCTGGTCGCGCCGACTTCGGTCATCGGCAACTGGAAACGGGAGATCGAGCGCTTCACGCCGGGACTCCGTGCCTTCATCCACCACGGCACGGTCCGGCTGCGCGACGCGGCCAAGTTCCAAGCCATCTGCCTGGACCACGACGTGGTCATCACCTCCTACGCCCTGGCCCGCAAGGACGAAAAAGTGCTGGCCCCCATCGCCTGGAAGCGGGTGGTGCTGGACGAGGCCCAGAACATCAAAAACCCGCTTTCGGCCCAGACCAAGGCCGTGCTGAAGTTCAACGCCGAGCATCGCTTGGCCCTGACCGGCACCCCGGTCGAAAACCGCCTGCTCGACCTATGGTCGATCTTCAATTTCCTCAATCCGGGCTATCTCGGGCGGCAATCGCATTTCCGCCAGCGCTACGAACTCCCGATCCAGCGCGACAACGACCCGCGCTCCGCCGAAACCCTCAAGCGGCTGATCGAGCCGTTCGTGCTGCGCCGGGTCAAGACCGATCCCGATATCATGCGCGACCTGCCCGACAAGCTGGAAAACCGCCAGTTCTGCAACCTGTGCCGGGAACAGGCTTCGCTGTACGAAGCCGTGGTGCGCGACGTGGAACGCCATTTGAACGAGGCCGAGGGCTTCAACCGCCAGGGCTTGATCCTCTCCACCCTGACCCGGCTCAAGCAAATCTGCAACCATCCGACCCAGTTCCTGCGCGATGGCAGCCCGTTCAGCCCGCTGCGCTCGCCCAAGCTGGAACGGCTCCGGGATATGCTGGGCGATGTGGTCGGCGAAGGCGAAAGCGCCCTGGTGTTCACCCAATTCGCCGAAATCGGCGAGCGCCTGGAAAAGTATCTGGCCGAGGCGCTGGATTGCCCGATCTATTACCTGCACGGCGCGGTGCCCGCCGCCAAGCGCGAGCGCATGATCGCCGAGTTCCAGAATCCCGACACCGGCCCCGCCGTGTTCGTGCTGTCGCTGCGGGCGGGCGGGGTGGGCATCACCCTGACCAAGGCCAACCATGTGTTCCATTTCGACCGCTGGTGGAATCCGGCGGTGGAGGACCAGGCCACCGACCGCGCCTTCCGTATCGGCCAGCAAAAGAACGTGTTCGTCCACAAGTTCATCACGCTCGGCACCTTGGAGGAGCGCATCGACCGCCTGATCGAGGAAAAGAAGGAAGTGGCCTCGCTCATCGTCGGCAACGACGAATCCTGGCTCAGCCGCTTAGATAACGAGACCTTCCGCGAGTTGATCGCCTTGAACCGGATGGCGGTGTTGGAATAGCGGGCGGGTAGAATACCGTCGATCCGACATCGTCCATCAGCACGGGTAAGCCCATGAACACCGAATCCATCCTCCGCGCCGCCGAGGCCATCCAAGCCGCCCTCCTGGCTCACGAAGCCGATATCGAAGCGCTGGACCGCGCCATCGGCGATGGCGACCATTTCATCAATATGAAGCGCGGGGCGGCGGTCGTGGTCGCGATGCGCGACGAACTGGCCGCGCTCGCGCCGGACGCCGCCTTGCAGAAGATCGGCATGAAGCTGCTGTCCAGCATCGGCGGGGCTTCGGGGCCGTTGATCGCCAGCTTTTTCCTGGCGATGGCGAAAACAATGCAAGAGCGGGGCGCGGACGGCTGGCCGCAGATCGCCGCCGCTTTCGCCGCCGGGGTCGCGGCCATCCAGAGCCGGGGCAAGGCCGATCTGGGCGAGAAGACCATGCTGGACGTGCTGATCCCGGTGTCGCGCTGCTTCACCCGTTTGGCGGAGGCGGGCACCGAGCCCGCCGCGCTGTGCGCCGAACTCAAGCGCGAGGCCGTGCAAGGCATGGAATCCACCCGCGATATGATCGCCAGCAAGGGCCGCGCCGCCTTCCTGGGCGAACGCGCCATCGGCCATATCGATCCGGGGGCCAAGACCAGCCAAGTCATGATCTGCACCGTGTGCGATTTGGCCTCGACTTGAAATCCCATCCCCTCCATCAGGAACCCCAGCCCATGAAGAAATTTATCAACGCGGTGGACGACGTTTTGGTCGAGAGCCTGTCCGGTTTCGCGGCGGCCCATGCCGATCTGGTCCGGCTCCAACTCGATCCGCATTACCTGTGCCGGGCGCAAAAAGCCCAAAACAAGGTCGCGATCATCTCGGGCGGCGGCTCCGGCCACGAGCCTTTGCACGGCGGTTTCGTGGGTTATGGGATGCTGGACGCGGCCTGTCCCGGCCATGTGTTCACCTCGCCGACCCCGGACCAGATGCTCGCCGCCGCCGAAGCGGTCGAAGCGGGCCGGGGCGTGTTGTTCATCGTCAAGAACTACGCGGGCGATGTGATGAATTTCGAGATGGCGGCGGAACTGCTGCCCTTCGACCACGCCACCGTGTTGACCAGCGACGATGTGGCGGTCGAGGATTCCACCTACACCAGCGGACGCCGCGGCGTGGCCGGCACCTTGATCGTGGAGAAGGTGGTCGGGAGCCTCGCCGAAACCGGGGCCGATCTGGCCGCCTGCCAAGCCTTGGGCGAGAAGGTGAACCGCCGCACCGCCTCCATGGGCGTGGCCTTGACCAGCGGCACCGTGCCGGCGGCGGGTCGGCCCACCTTCGACATCGGCCCGGACGAACTGGAAATGGGCGTTGGCATCCACGGCGAACCGGGCCGCCGCCGCGAAGCGCTGCGCCCGGCGGATGCCATCGTCGGCGATGTGCTCGCCGCCCTCATCGAAGACCTGAAACCGGAACCCGGCAGCCGGGCCTTGCTGTTGGTGAATGGCTTCGGCGGCACGCCCTTGATGGAACTGTATTTGCTCTACCACGCGGCGGCGCGTGGGCTGGCGGAACGGGGCGTCGCGGTGGAACGCTCCCTGGTCGGCAATTACGTCACCTCGCTGGACATGGCCGGGGCTTCGCTCACGCTGTGCTTGCTGGACGACGAAATCCTCGCCCATTGGGACGCGCCGGTACACACCCCGGCCTTGCGTTGGGGCCGCTAAGCCATGACGACCAAGCAGGGCAAGACGTGGTGGGGTCGGCGTTTCCTCGAAGGCTTGGAAACCTTCACCGAAAGCGGGCGTTTGGCGCGGGGCCGGCAGTATGCCGCCACCCAGCGCATCGCCGAATGGGGCATCCGTGGCAGCCGGGTCGAGGCGAAAGTGAAGGGACAAGCCAGTCCGTACTATGGCGTCTACGAAGAGCCGGTCTATCGGACCCTGGTCGAGTTCACGCCCATCCCCGACGCGGCCTGGAACGAGGCCATCGGCCAGATCGGCGGCAAAGCCGGATTCGTCTGCCGTTTGTTGTTCAACGAGATGCCGGACGAGATCGAGCGGCCCCTGGCCGGACTCGGGCTGTCGCTCCTACCCCAGGGCCGCAAGGATGTCGCCGCCGCGTGTTCCTGTCCGGACGCCGAGAAGCCTTGCAAGCATGTCGCCGCGCTGTATCACCTCCTGGCGGCCAAGCTGGACCACGACCCTTTCCTGCTGTTCGAACTGCGCGGGCTGTCCCGCGCCGACTTGGCGCTGCGGCTCAAGGCCACGCCTTTGGGCGCGGCCCTGGCGGCGGCGCTGACCGAGAACCTAGGGGAACCCGAACCCGCCCGCGCCTTCTTCCACCGCCCGGAGCCGGTGGCCCTGCCCGCCACGGTGTCGCCCAGGGATTTCTGGCGCGGAGCCAAGCGCTTGCCGCAGGGGGTGGAATCGCCGCCGCCCGCCGCTTTATCCGGCATCCTGATCCGCAAGGGCGGGGATTATCCGCCGTTCTGGGATAAGGAATTGTCCTTCGTCGAGGCGATGGACGGCTTCTACGAACAGGTGCGCAAGAAGGCCAAGGATTGGATGTAAGAGCGTGTTTTAAAAGTCCTTATCGGTCGAGTCGTCTGATCATCGCGATGTGGATGAATGCCTCGCTAGCGGCGGTCTGGACCTCGTAGTCCTCGCTGAGGCGGCGGTAGCGGTAGAGCCAGGCGAAAGTCCGCTCCTGCATCCAAATAAAAACCCCTACGGCAACGCCACCACCACAGGCGCGACCCAAGCCGGATCGCGATGTTCCGCTACCACCGTCGTATAAATCCCGCCCCGCACGTTGAACTTCGCGGTCAGGCGCATGAAGCGGGGCCGGGTCGCTTCGACCAGATCGTCCAGGATGCGGTTGGTCACGGCCTCGTGGAACGCGCCCTCGTCGCGGAACGACCAGGCGTAGAGCTTCAAGGACTTCAGTTCCACGCACAACTGGTCCGGCACGTATTCGAGCAGGAGGGTGGCGAAATCCGGCTGGCCGGTCTTGGGGCACAGGCAGGTGAATTCGGGGACATCGATGCGGATGGTGTAATCGCGGCCCGGTTGGGGATTGTCGAAGGTTTCTAGCGCTTTGCTGGGTAGTGTGGACATGGCTCTGAATGGCTAAAAAGGCGGGAAACAAGCCCGCCAGGATGAAGAACGCCTTGCGGATTAGCCGGTTATAATAGCCGGGCCATTTTCCGCAAACCATCCGACCACGCCCACGCCCTTGTTATCCCGACCCCTCCCCCCCTTCCGGGCACCGCCCGGCCCGCGATAGCCGATGCGCCTCGAAAAAATCAAACTCGCGGGCTTCAAATCCTTCGTCGATCCCACCACCCTCCCGCTGCCCGGCAACCTGGTCGGCATCGTCGGTCCCAACGGCTGCGGCAAGTCCAACATCATCGACGCCGTGCGCTGGGTCATGGGCGAAAGCTCGGCCAAGCACCTGCGCGGCGACACCATGGCCGATGTGATCTTCAACGGCTCTTCCAGCCGCAAGCCGGTGGGCATGGCCTTCGTGGAACTGGTGTTCGACAACGGTGAAGGCAAAGCCCCCGGCGAATTCGCCAAATACCCGCAAATTTCCATCAAGCGCCAAGTCACCCGCGACGGCCAATCGGTCTACTTCCTCAATGGCTCGCGCTGCCGCCGCAAGGACATCACCGATCTATTCCTAGGCACCGGCCTCGGTTCGCGCAGCTACGCCATCATCGAACAAGGCACCATCTCCCGCCTGATCGAAGCCAAGCCCGACGAACTGCGCTCCCTGATCGAGGAAGCCGCCGGTATCTCCAAATACAAGGAGCGCCGCCATGAAACCGAACTGCGCATGGGCCACACCCAGGAAAACCTCGACCGCCTCATGGACGTGCGCGACGAAGTGGCGAAGCAACTGGAAAGCCTCAAGCGCCAGACCAAGAAGGCCGAAAAATACCTCGCCCTGCGCGACGAGGAACGCCGCCACAAACAACAACTCCTGGCCCTGCGCTGGCTCAAATACGACCAACAGGGCCAGAGCCTCAAAGCCACGTTGGCCGGTTACGAAACCCGCTTCCGCGAGTTGTACGGCGCGGGCCACGCCCTGGCCGAAACCTTGGAATTGCAACGCGCCCAGCACGACACCCTGCAAACCCAACTCGGCGAGCAACAAGCCCGCTTCTACGAACTCGGCTCCGAAATCAACCGGCTGGAACTCGCCCTGCAACACGCCAAGCAGACCCGTGACAACCTGCTGCAAGAACAAGAGCGCCTCGGCGCGGAAAAAACGCTGGCCCTGCGCGATCTCGACCAGGATCAAGCCCAACTCGCCGCTTTGCGGGAAGAACTGGCGGCGGTGGCTGTATCCCTGGAACAGACGCAAGCCGCCGAACAAGCCGCCGCCAGCCGCCGTGCCGAGGCCGAACACGCCCTGCAAGCGGCCCGCTTGGCTTTCGAGCAATCCAGCGGCGAACTCGGGCGCTCGCACAGCCAAGCCGAAATCCAGCGCGCCCGCCTCAAGCAACTAGAGCAGCAACAGCGCCAGTTGGAAACCCGCCGCGAACGCCTGGACCACGAGCGGGAAGAATTGGAAGACACGCTCCAGGCCGAAGGTTTGGAGGATTTGCGCCAGGAAACCGCCGAACTCGAAGCCGAACGCGCCGAACTGCAAGCGCGCCTGCCCGCTTTGCACAGCGCGATCCAA
Encoded here:
- the dhaK gene encoding dihydroxyacetone kinase subunit DhaK, with amino-acid sequence MKKFINAVDDVLVESLSGFAAAHADLVRLQLDPHYLCRAQKAQNKVAIISGGGSGHEPLHGGFVGYGMLDAACPGHVFTSPTPDQMLAAAEAVEAGRGVLFIVKNYAGDVMNFEMAAELLPFDHATVLTSDDVAVEDSTYTSGRRGVAGTLIVEKVVGSLAETGADLAACQALGEKVNRRTASMGVALTSGTVPAAGRPTFDIGPDELEMGVGIHGEPGRRREALRPADAIVGDVLAALIEDLKPEPGSRALLLVNGFGGTPLMELYLLYHAAARGLAERGVAVERSLVGNYVTSLDMAGASLTLCLLDDEILAHWDAPVHTPALRWGR
- a CDS encoding SWIM zinc finger family protein gives rise to the protein MTTKQGKTWWGRRFLEGLETFTESGRLARGRQYAATQRIAEWGIRGSRVEAKVKGQASPYYGVYEEPVYRTLVEFTPIPDAAWNEAIGQIGGKAGFVCRLLFNEMPDEIERPLAGLGLSLLPQGRKDVAAACSCPDAEKPCKHVAALYHLLAAKLDHDPFLLFELRGLSRADLALRLKATPLGAALAAALTENLGEPEPARAFFHRPEPVALPATVSPRDFWRGAKRLPQGVESPPPAALSGILIRKGGDYPPFWDKELSFVEAMDGFYEQVRKKAKDWM
- the queF gene encoding preQ(1) synthase codes for the protein MSTLPSKALETFDNPQPGRDYTIRIDVPEFTCLCPKTGQPDFATLLLEYVPDQLCVELKSLKLYAWSFRDEGAFHEAVTNRILDDLVEATRPRFMRLTAKFNVRGGIYTTVVAEHRDPAWVAPVVVALP
- the dhaL gene encoding dihydroxyacetone kinase subunit DhaL encodes the protein MNTESILRAAEAIQAALLAHEADIEALDRAIGDGDHFINMKRGAAVVVAMRDELAALAPDAALQKIGMKLLSSIGGASGPLIASFFLAMAKTMQERGADGWPQIAAAFAAGVAAIQSRGKADLGEKTMLDVLIPVSRCFTRLAEAGTEPAALCAELKREAVQGMESTRDMIASKGRAAFLGERAIGHIDPGAKTSQVMICTVCDLAST
- a CDS encoding DEAD/DEAH box helicase, with product MKVLHCAWIPESGESFVQAGDFWLWAEQGGAGAARGGRRHPRHLPKTELIAFLENPLGLTISSYERRFHFLARGLSLPTAEGLPIPAPEFEHGGDEEPPPAALELWELDAYRLTRPIRQLGELRFLAYYHGPEAKPGGDLLFWHYFTQSLKAVILRDRYIPALVYRVSPEGGRELYAGWEIVSDDYERLIHEAAHRMPDACAIVGGAMYEKTGLLRHCAEVLVKRLVAQAAEGSALERGLRGTLLEACVTEGEPVPWKAGEPVTLYRQWQAWRGKLAARREESGFTLVLQLHEAFGERGAWRLELLVAPRREPSRQVSLAEYWRMDQKAQRAFGLLCGGDLDKKLLLALGQAARIYPPLWEGLDEARPWGIALGLEDAFAFLHEGAWVLEDAGFMVLVPAWWTPQGRRRAKVRLRAGGKHPTGSGRRDALDVSSLIAYRYDLALGDEVLDEQEWQSLVESKSPLVRFRGRWLALDRDKMREMLDFWRRHQQGDNGMSLPDLMRKAAEDEDFFEIEARDNLAEMLDKLRDHSRLQPAADPPGFGAALRDYQRRGLAWIAFLESLGLNGCLADDMGLGKTIQVLARLAEERVGGAKVAPTLLVAPTSVIGNWKREIERFTPGLRAFIHHGTVRLRDAAKFQAICLDHDVVITSYALARKDEKVLAPIAWKRVVLDEAQNIKNPLSAQTKAVLKFNAEHRLALTGTPVENRLLDLWSIFNFLNPGYLGRQSHFRQRYELPIQRDNDPRSAETLKRLIEPFVLRRVKTDPDIMRDLPDKLENRQFCNLCREQASLYEAVVRDVERHLNEAEGFNRQGLILSTLTRLKQICNHPTQFLRDGSPFSPLRSPKLERLRDMLGDVVGEGESALVFTQFAEIGERLEKYLAEALDCPIYYLHGAVPAAKRERMIAEFQNPDTGPAVFVLSLRAGGVGITLTKANHVFHFDRWWNPAVEDQATDRAFRIGQQKNVFVHKFITLGTLEERIDRLIEEKKEVASLIVGNDESWLSRLDNETFRELIALNRMAVLE